From Plodia interpunctella isolate USDA-ARS_2022_Savannah chromosome 18, ilPloInte3.2, whole genome shotgun sequence, a single genomic window includes:
- the eEF2 gene encoding translation elongation factor 2 produces MVNFTVDEIRAMMDKKRNIRNMSVIAHVDHGKSTLTDSLVSKAGIIAGARAGETRFTDTRKDEQDRCITIKSTAISMFFELEEKDLVFITNPDQREKSEKGFLINLIDSPGHVDFSSEVTAALRVTDGALVVVDCVSGVCVQTETVLRQAIAERIKPILFMNKMDRALLELQLESEELYQTFQRIVENVNVIIATYNDDGGPMGEVRVDPSKGSVGFGSGLHGWAFTLKQFSEMYADKFKIDLVKLMNRLWGENFFNANTKKWSKQKDSDNKRSFCMYVLDPIYKVFDAIMNFKKEEIDGLLKKIGVTLKHEDADKDGKALLKVVMRTWLPAGEALLQMIAIHLPSPVVAQKYRLEMLYEGPHDDEAAIGIKNCDPEAPLMMYVSKMVPTSDKGRFYAFGRVFSGKVVTGQKARIMGPNFQPGKKEDLYEKTIQRTILMMGRYVEAIEDVPSGNICGLVGVDQFLVKTGTITTFKNAHNMKVMKFSVSPVVRVAVEPKNPADLPKLVEGLKRLAKSDPMVQCINEESGEHIVAGAGELHLEICLKDLEEDHACIPIKKSDPVVSYRETVSEESDQMCLSKSPNKHNRLFMKAQPMPDGLAEDIDDGKVNPRDDFKTRARYLCDKYEYDITEARKIWCFGPEGTGPNLMVDCSKGVQYLNEIKDSVVAGFQWAAKEGVMAEENLRGVRFNIYDVTLHTDAIHRGGGQIIPTTRRCLYACMLTAAPRLMEPVYLCEIQCPEVAVGGIYGVLNRRRGHVFEESQVAGTPMFVVKAYLPVNESFGFTADLRSNTGGQAFPQCVFDHWQILPGDPCEPSSKPYAVVQETRKRKGLKEGLPDLNQYLDKL; encoded by the exons ATG GTGAATTTTACGGTAGACGAGATCCGTGCCATGATGGACAAGAAGCGGAACATCCGCAACATGTCCGTGATAGCGCACGTCGACCACGGCAAGTCGACGTTGACGGATTCGCTGGTCTCAAAGGCCGGTATCATAGCCGGCGCCCGTGCCGGTGAAACCCGGTTCACCGACACCCGAAAGGACGAACAAGACAGATGCATCACCATCAAATCAAC AGCTATCTCTATGTTCTTTGAGTTAGAAGAGAAAGACTTGGTATTCATCACAAACCCTGACCAACGTGAGAAGAGCGAGAAGGGTTTCTTGATCAACTTGATTGACTCCCCTGGTCACGTTGACTTCTCATCTGAAGTGACAGCCGCTCTACGTGTAACTGATGGTGCTCTCGTGGTTGTCGACTGTGTCTCTG GTGTGTGTGTACAGACAGAGACTGTACTGCGTCAGGCTATCGCCGAGCGCATCAAGCCAATTCTATTCATGAACAAGATGGACCGAGCCCTGCTCGAGCTGCAGTTGGAGTCTGAGGAGCTATACCAGACCTTCCAGCGTATTGTTGAGAATGTCAACGTTATCATTGCCACATACAATGACGATGGTGGTCCAATGG GTGAAGTGCGTGTGGACCCCAGCAAGGGTTCCGTGGGCTTCGGCTCCGGCCTCCACGGCTGGGCGTTCACCCTCAAGCAGTTCTCCGAGATGTACGCCGACAAATTCAAGATCGACCTCGTCAAGCTCATGAACAG ACTCTGGGGAGAGAACTTCTTCAACGCCAATACAAAGAAGTGGTCCAAGCAAAAGGACAGCGACAACAAGCGTTCATTCTGCATGTACGTGTTGGACCCCATCTACAAGGTGTTCGACGCTATCATGAACTTCAAGAAGGAGGAGATCGACGGTCTGCTCAAGAAGATTGGCGTCACTCTCAAGCACGAGGACGCTGACAAGGACGGCAAGGCTCTTCTCAAG GTGGTGATGCGCACATGGCTGCCGGCCGGAGAAGCCCTGCTTCAGATGATTGCCATCCACCTGCCGTCCCCGGTGGTGGCCCAGAAGTACCGTCTCGAGATGTTGTACGAGGGACCCCATGATGACGAGGCCGCCATTGGTATCAAG AACTGTGACCCCGAAGCACCACTGATGATGTACGTGAGCAAGATGGTGCCGACGTCCGACAAGGGACGTTTCTACGCGTTCGGCCGCGTGTTCTCAGGGAAAGTGGTCACCGGACAGAAGGCCCGCATCATGGGACCCAACTTCCAGCCTGGCAAGAAAGAG GACCTGTACGAGAAGACGATCCAGCGCACGATCCTGATGATGGGTCGCTACGTGGAGGCGATCGAGGACGTGCCGTCCGGCAACATCTGCGGGCTGGTCGGCGTCGACCAGTTCCTCGTCAAGACCGGCACCATCACCACATTCAAGAACGCACACAACAtgaag GTGATGAAGTTCAGCGTGTCGCCCGTGGTGCGCGTGGCTGTGGAGCCCAAGAACCCCGCCGACCTGCCCAAACTGGTGGAGGGCCTGAAGCGTCTGGCCAAGTCGGACCCCATGGTGCAGTGCATCAACGAGGAGTCTGGAGAACACATCGTGGCTGGTGCCGGAGAGCTGCATCTTGAGATCTGTCTCAAG GATCTGGAGGAGGACCACGCTTGCATTCCAATCAAGAAGTCCGACCCGGTGGTGTCCTACCGTGAGACCGTCAGCGAGGAGTCTGACCAGATGTGCCTGTCCAAGTCCCCCAACAAACACAACCGACTGTTCATGAAGGCTCAGCCCATGCCCGATGGCTTAGCTGAGGATATTGACGAT GGCAAGGTGAACCCCCGCGACGACTTCAAGACGCGCGCGCGCTACCTGTGCGACAAGTACGAGTACGACATCACGGAGGCGCGCAAGATCTGGTGCTTCGGGCCCGAGGGCACCGGGCCCAACCTCATGGTCGACTGCTCCAAGGGCGTGCAGTACCTCAACGAGATCAAGGACTCCGTGGTGGCCGGCTTCCAGTGGGCCGCCAAGGAGGGCGTCATGGCCGAGGAGAACTTGCGTGGGGTGCGCTTCAACATCTACGATGTCACGCTCCACACTGACGCTATCCACAG AGGTGGCGGCCAAATCATTCCAACGACGAGGAGATGCCTGTACGCCTGCATGCTGACCGCCGCGCCCCGGCTCATGGAGCCCGTGTATCTCTGTGAAATTCAG TGCCCGGAGGTGGCGGTGGGCGGCATCTACGGCGTGCTGAACCGGCGCCGCGGACACGTGTTCGAGGAGTCGCAGGTGGCGGGCACGCCCATGTTCGTGGTGAAGGCCTACCTGCCCGTCAACGAGTCCTTCGGCTTCACCGCCGACCTGCGCTCCAACACCGGCGGCCAGGCCTTCCCGCAGTGCGTGTTCGACCACTGGCAGATCCTGCCCGGCGACCCCTGCGAGCCCAGCAGCAAGCCCTACGCGGTGGTGCAG GAGACAAGAAAACGGAAAGGATTGAAGGAGGGTCTGCCCGACTTAAATCAATACTTGGACAAATTGTAA